A single region of the Musa acuminata AAA Group cultivar baxijiao chromosome BXJ1-11, Cavendish_Baxijiao_AAA, whole genome shotgun sequence genome encodes:
- the LOC103970679 gene encoding protein DAY-LENGTH-DEPENDENT DELAYED-GREENING 1, chloroplastic isoform X2: protein MNIAKSVYRWNLISLGGARFRKSSARGSVPAHHVFVFIPRWSRRRRSGFRLVRNCKDKEHPSKRSWWQKFFSDNDDESWFSWSAEDVLGVDGVGDEHGEEEGKEDERFEAWKSRAEAIVELREAQEDARNEEGRAWEDWLRGDGLSGEGSSSWDHDWGGEAAEPPGKVNDDPEEIMREKGLVRAIKDVIAENDEGLLFEDRVFQYASISSAKFVALLILIPWILDFVVHDYVLMPFLDRIELRDERRLENRRAFANIWSDLVYGITLFVLIYFNKSKVALLKVTGYKLLNNISDTGKAFLIILITDIFLGYHSESGWQVLVEIILDHYGLDVDEAAITIFICSFPVMIDACVKLWLFKFLPRLSPNVYNIFREMQRH, encoded by the exons ATGAACATTGCCAAGAGCGTCTACCGCTGGAACCTCATCTCTCTCGGCGGTGCGCGATTCCGGAAGAGTTCCGCCCGCGGTAGCGTGCCTGCCCATCACGTGTTCGTTTTTATTCCTCGGTGGAGTCGACGACGACGGAGCGGTTTCCGGCTGGTTAGAAATTGTAAGGACAAGGAGCATCCCAGTAAGAGATCTTGGTGGCAGAAGTTCTTTTCGGACAACGACGATGAGAGCTGGTTCAGTTGGAGTGCTGAGGACGTGCTCGGCGTCGACGGGGTAGGTGATGAGCACGGGGAAGAGGAAGGGAAGGAGGATGAAAGGTTCGAGGCTTGGAAGAGCAGGGCTGAAGCGATTGTCGAGCTCCGTGAAGCACAGGAGGATGCGAGAAATGAGGAGGGCCGAGCGTGGGAAGATTGGCTCCGAGGTGATGGATTATCTGGCGAGGGCTCTTCGTCATGGGATCATGATTGGGGTGGCGAAGCAGCAGAACCACCAGGGAAGGTGAATGATGATCCGGAGGAGATAATGCGGGAGAAGGGTCTTGTTAGAGCCATTAAAGATGTGATTGCTGAGAACGATGAAGGGTTGTTATTTGAGGATAGAGTTTTCCAGTATGCTTCGATCAGCTCG GCAAAATTTGTTGCTTTGTTGATTCTCATTCCATGGATTCTAGACTTTGTGGTTCATGACTATGTCCTGATGCCATTCTTAGACAG GATAGAATTAAGAGATGAGCGGAGATTAGAGAACCGAAGAGCATTTGCAAACATTTGGTCAGACTTGGTGTATGGCATTACACTGTTTGTTCTTATCTACTTTAATAAGAGCAAA GTTGCTTTGCTGAAGGTTACAGGATACAAGTTACTAAATAATATTTCAGACACTGGGAAGGCATTCCTTATTATTTTAATCACAGATATTTTTTTGGG GTACCATTCTGAGTCTGGTTGGCAGGTTTTGGTTGAGATTATTCTTGATCATTATGGACTTGATGTTGACGAAGCTGCAATAACCATCTTTATTTGCTCATTTCCAGTCATGATCGATGCCTGTGTGAAGCTATGG CTATTCAAATTCCTTCCgaggttgtctccgaatgtgtatAATATCTTCCGTGAAATGCAGCGTCATTAG
- the LOC103970679 gene encoding protein DAY-LENGTH-DEPENDENT DELAYED-GREENING 1, chloroplastic isoform X1, with the protein MNIAKSVYRWNLISLGGARFRKSSARGSVPAHHVFVFIPRWSRRRRSGFRLVRNCKDKEHPSKRSWWQKFFSDNDDESWFSWSAEDVLGVDGVGDEHGEEEGKEDERFEAWKSRAEAIVELREAQEDARNEEGRAWEDWLRGDGLSGEGSSSWDHDWGGEAAEPPGKVNDDPEEIMREKGLVRAIKDVIAENDEGLLFEDRVFQYASISSAKFVALLILIPWILDFVVHDYVLMPFLDRYVNTVPLAAQMLDVRRQQKLEMINTLKLERARLRLEVEIGKSPPLSDEEVWLEMRYKAIELRDERRLENRRAFANIWSDLVYGITLFVLIYFNKSKVALLKVTGYKLLNNISDTGKAFLIILITDIFLGYHSESGWQVLVEIILDHYGLDVDEAAITIFICSFPVMIDACVKLWLFKFLPRLSPNVYNIFREMQRH; encoded by the exons ATGAACATTGCCAAGAGCGTCTACCGCTGGAACCTCATCTCTCTCGGCGGTGCGCGATTCCGGAAGAGTTCCGCCCGCGGTAGCGTGCCTGCCCATCACGTGTTCGTTTTTATTCCTCGGTGGAGTCGACGACGACGGAGCGGTTTCCGGCTGGTTAGAAATTGTAAGGACAAGGAGCATCCCAGTAAGAGATCTTGGTGGCAGAAGTTCTTTTCGGACAACGACGATGAGAGCTGGTTCAGTTGGAGTGCTGAGGACGTGCTCGGCGTCGACGGGGTAGGTGATGAGCACGGGGAAGAGGAAGGGAAGGAGGATGAAAGGTTCGAGGCTTGGAAGAGCAGGGCTGAAGCGATTGTCGAGCTCCGTGAAGCACAGGAGGATGCGAGAAATGAGGAGGGCCGAGCGTGGGAAGATTGGCTCCGAGGTGATGGATTATCTGGCGAGGGCTCTTCGTCATGGGATCATGATTGGGGTGGCGAAGCAGCAGAACCACCAGGGAAGGTGAATGATGATCCGGAGGAGATAATGCGGGAGAAGGGTCTTGTTAGAGCCATTAAAGATGTGATTGCTGAGAACGATGAAGGGTTGTTATTTGAGGATAGAGTTTTCCAGTATGCTTCGATCAGCTCG GCAAAATTTGTTGCTTTGTTGATTCTCATTCCATGGATTCTAGACTTTGTGGTTCATGACTATGTCCTGATGCCATTCTTAGACAG GTATGTCAACACTGTACCACTTGCTGCCCAGATGCTTGATGTTAGGAGACAACAGAAACTTGAGATGATAAATACTTTAAAGCTTGAGAGAGCAAGATTGCGCTTAGAGGTAGAGATTGGTAAATCCCCTCCCCTTTCAGATGAAGAGGTCTGGTTGGAGATGCGTTACAAAGC GATAGAATTAAGAGATGAGCGGAGATTAGAGAACCGAAGAGCATTTGCAAACATTTGGTCAGACTTGGTGTATGGCATTACACTGTTTGTTCTTATCTACTTTAATAAGAGCAAA GTTGCTTTGCTGAAGGTTACAGGATACAAGTTACTAAATAATATTTCAGACACTGGGAAGGCATTCCTTATTATTTTAATCACAGATATTTTTTTGGG GTACCATTCTGAGTCTGGTTGGCAGGTTTTGGTTGAGATTATTCTTGATCATTATGGACTTGATGTTGACGAAGCTGCAATAACCATCTTTATTTGCTCATTTCCAGTCATGATCGATGCCTGTGTGAAGCTATGG CTATTCAAATTCCTTCCgaggttgtctccgaatgtgtatAATATCTTCCGTGAAATGCAGCGTCATTAG
- the LOC103970946 gene encoding reticulon-like protein B22 isoform X4 translates to MAEGERRAATEETLASAEEGRVEVGRPAVLLVCGTLVYYHCAYRGSSLLSLVSDVLIVLLCSLAILGMLFRQMNISVPVDPLEWQISQDTANTIVACLANTVGAAESVLRVAATGHDKRLFVKVVFTLYLLSALGRVASGATIAYAGR, encoded by the exons ATGGCGGAGGGAGAACGGAGGGCGGCGACGGAGGAGACGTTGGCATCGGCGGAGGAGGGGAGGGTGGAGGTGGGGCGGCCGGCGGTGTTGCTGGTTTGCGGGACCCTGGTGTACTACCACTGCGCGTACCGGGGGTCGAGCCTTCTCTCCCTCGTCTCCGACGTCCTCATCGTCCTCCTCTGCTCCCTCGCCATCCTCGGCATGCTCTTCCGCCAGATGAACATCTC GGTGCCTGTGGATCCTCTTGAATGGCAGATATCTCAAGATACAGCTAACACCATTGTTGCTTGCTTGGCTAATACAGTCGGAGCAGCGGAGTCTGTGTTAAGGGTTGCTGCAACAGGGCATGATAAGCGACTGTTTGTTAAG GTGGTTTTTACACTGTACCTCTTGTCAGCTTTGGGACGTGTAGCTTCAGGTGCGACGATTGCGTATGCTG GGAGATAG
- the LOC103970946 gene encoding reticulon-like protein B23 isoform X2: MAEGERRAATEETLASAEEGRVEVGRPAVLLVCGTLVYYHCAYRGSSLLSLVSDVLIVLLCSLAILGMLFRQMNISVPVDPLEWQISQDTANTIVACLANTVGAAESVLRVAATGHDKRLFVKVVFTLYLLSALGRVASGATIAYAGLCILCLYFFAQSSELVSRCASRFSKRRDSSGEV, encoded by the exons ATGGCGGAGGGAGAACGGAGGGCGGCGACGGAGGAGACGTTGGCATCGGCGGAGGAGGGGAGGGTGGAGGTGGGGCGGCCGGCGGTGTTGCTGGTTTGCGGGACCCTGGTGTACTACCACTGCGCGTACCGGGGGTCGAGCCTTCTCTCCCTCGTCTCCGACGTCCTCATCGTCCTCCTCTGCTCCCTCGCCATCCTCGGCATGCTCTTCCGCCAGATGAACATCTC GGTGCCTGTGGATCCTCTTGAATGGCAGATATCTCAAGATACAGCTAACACCATTGTTGCTTGCTTGGCTAATACAGTCGGAGCAGCGGAGTCTGTGTTAAGGGTTGCTGCAACAGGGCATGATAAGCGACTGTTTGTTAAG GTGGTTTTTACACTGTACCTCTTGTCAGCTTTGGGACGTGTAGCTTCAGGTGCGACGATTGCGTATGCTG GACTGTGCATCTTATGTCTCTACTTTTTTGCCCAAAGTTCTGAGCTCGTATCTAGGTGCGCTTCTCGGTTCTCCAAGAGAAGAGACTCTTCTGGTGAAGTGTAG
- the LOC103970946 gene encoding reticulon-like protein B22 isoform X3, whose product MAEGERRAATEETLASAEEGRVEVGRPAVLLVCGTLVYYHCAYRGSSLLSLVSDVLIVLLCSLAILGMLFRQMNISVPVDPLEWQISQDTANTIVACLANTVGAAESVLRVAATGHDKRLFVKVVFTLYLLSALGRVASGLCILCLYFFAQSSELVSRCASRFSKRRDSSGEV is encoded by the exons ATGGCGGAGGGAGAACGGAGGGCGGCGACGGAGGAGACGTTGGCATCGGCGGAGGAGGGGAGGGTGGAGGTGGGGCGGCCGGCGGTGTTGCTGGTTTGCGGGACCCTGGTGTACTACCACTGCGCGTACCGGGGGTCGAGCCTTCTCTCCCTCGTCTCCGACGTCCTCATCGTCCTCCTCTGCTCCCTCGCCATCCTCGGCATGCTCTTCCGCCAGATGAACATCTC GGTGCCTGTGGATCCTCTTGAATGGCAGATATCTCAAGATACAGCTAACACCATTGTTGCTTGCTTGGCTAATACAGTCGGAGCAGCGGAGTCTGTGTTAAGGGTTGCTGCAACAGGGCATGATAAGCGACTGTTTGTTAAG GTGGTTTTTACACTGTACCTCTTGTCAGCTTTGGGACGTGTAGCTTCAG GACTGTGCATCTTATGTCTCTACTTTTTTGCCCAAAGTTCTGAGCTCGTATCTAGGTGCGCTTCTCGGTTCTCCAAGAGAAGAGACTCTTCTGGTGAAGTGTAG
- the LOC103970946 gene encoding reticulon-like protein B22 isoform X1 yields MAEGERRAATEETLASAEEGRVEVGRPAVLLVCGTLVYYHCAYRGSSLLSLVSDVLIVLLCSLAILGMLFRQMNISVPVDPLEWQISQDTANTIVACLANTVGAAESVLRVAATGHDKRLFVKVVFTLYLLSALGRVASGATIAYAGKELWGFSSHFLYCLLFHLIVFIEILNLKLNPSTS; encoded by the exons ATGGCGGAGGGAGAACGGAGGGCGGCGACGGAGGAGACGTTGGCATCGGCGGAGGAGGGGAGGGTGGAGGTGGGGCGGCCGGCGGTGTTGCTGGTTTGCGGGACCCTGGTGTACTACCACTGCGCGTACCGGGGGTCGAGCCTTCTCTCCCTCGTCTCCGACGTCCTCATCGTCCTCCTCTGCTCCCTCGCCATCCTCGGCATGCTCTTCCGCCAGATGAACATCTC GGTGCCTGTGGATCCTCTTGAATGGCAGATATCTCAAGATACAGCTAACACCATTGTTGCTTGCTTGGCTAATACAGTCGGAGCAGCGGAGTCTGTGTTAAGGGTTGCTGCAACAGGGCATGATAAGCGACTGTTTGTTAAG GTGGTTTTTACACTGTACCTCTTGTCAGCTTTGGGACGTGTAGCTTCAGGTGCGACGATTGCGTATGCTGGTAAAGAACTCTGGGGCTTCTCATCCCACTTCTTATATTGCTTACTTTTCCATCTTATTGTATTTATCGAAATCCTAAACTTAAAACTTAACCCATCTACTTCATGA